A part of Marinomonas rhizomae genomic DNA contains:
- a CDS encoding LysR family transcriptional regulator yields MDIGLAKHLKLNQLRLISVISEHGQLGIAADEMAMTQPAASRMLSEIEQTIGTRLFIRHAKGMEPTLVGQAVARRAHNLLVELRDLAREVDELKEGGGGTTAIGAVTGAAVGFVIPAIQQLRAIAPKAEIDINVDTSDVLVRDLVAGHNDFVLARIPKQYDANEFEIYPARTESVNLLVRKDHPLAHLDVVKVKDLAHFEWVMQSHRAPIREAVEAAFMEERAELPLSITNSTSLLALIAILVSSNAIAPMAREVSDLLVGHKVKADLKTLKLDRKIIMSPYYLLQMRGRQLSPLANQLKRLVLAELEQKPANT; encoded by the coding sequence ATGGACATAGGTCTGGCCAAGCATTTAAAACTCAATCAACTGCGTTTAATTTCGGTTATTTCCGAGCATGGTCAATTGGGCATTGCCGCCGATGAAATGGCAATGACACAGCCTGCTGCGTCACGCATGTTGAGTGAAATTGAACAAACAATCGGTACACGTTTATTTATTCGTCACGCCAAAGGCATGGAACCAACCTTAGTTGGTCAAGCTGTGGCACGTCGGGCGCACAACCTCTTGGTTGAGTTACGCGATCTTGCCCGTGAAGTGGATGAACTAAAAGAAGGCGGCGGTGGAACCACCGCCATTGGCGCGGTAACAGGTGCGGCCGTCGGTTTTGTCATTCCCGCTATTCAGCAACTGCGTGCTATCGCACCCAAAGCAGAAATTGATATTAACGTCGATACCAGTGATGTTTTGGTGCGCGATTTAGTCGCTGGACACAATGACTTCGTGCTTGCCCGTATTCCCAAGCAATACGACGCCAACGAATTTGAGATTTACCCAGCGCGCACAGAATCGGTCAATTTATTAGTTCGTAAAGACCATCCATTAGCTCACTTAGATGTCGTCAAAGTAAAAGATTTAGCTCATTTTGAATGGGTCATGCAGTCTCATCGCGCTCCCATACGCGAAGCGGTTGAAGCCGCCTTTATGGAAGAACGCGCCGAATTGCCATTAAGTATCACCAACAGCACGTCATTATTGGCATTGATCGCGATTCTAGTTTCTTCTAACGCCATTGCACCTATGGCAAGAGAAGTGAGCGACTTGTTGGTTGGTCATAAAGTAAAAGCCGATTTAAAAACGCTTAAACTAGACCGAAAAATAATCATGAGTCCTTATTATTTATTACAAATGCGTGGTCGCCAATTATCGCCTCTTGCCAATCAGCTCAAGCGTTTAGTGCTTGCCGAGCTGGAACAAAAGCCAGCGAACACGTAA
- a CDS encoding amidohydrolase family protein, with amino-acid sequence MPQYLIRQAKAVAGYELPQDIRIKDGVIAAISSTLEREPDDELIDASECVLYPGFVNTHHHLAQSILKGVPAGLNQGLGEWLASVPYRFWPQITPDLMYVAAKLGLYEQLRSGVTTCADHHYLYHASTSPELEDAVWRAAEDLGIRLVLCRGGATVQGSHKGMQDSGIVPESLDLSLDRLDASYKRYHDASPLSMRRLVVAPTSLVHTSPAEDLRGYAQWAKERNLLRHSHLLEVSFDEQMAQQNFGMSAIDYAGHCDWLGDDVWFAHLVQADAHAIELLAQTKTRIAHCPTSNCRLGSGIAPVLAMEKAGIPITLGVDGSASSENASMLQELNLAWLLHRTQGGPTATNVTQVLKWGTQNGADLLGLKTGQIAEGYAADLVLYSLDAPRFSGVHSPLETPILCGEPALIKHSFVNGKPVVENGQVLGVDEAELVHDIKAAVLALLAKSPVN; translated from the coding sequence ATGCCCCAGTATTTGATTCGCCAAGCCAAAGCCGTTGCAGGTTATGAGCTTCCTCAAGATATCCGTATTAAAGATGGCGTGATTGCCGCCATTTCTTCCACATTAGAACGCGAGCCTGATGACGAGTTGATCGATGCGTCAGAGTGTGTGCTTTATCCAGGGTTTGTAAATACTCACCATCACCTTGCCCAATCTATTCTAAAAGGCGTTCCAGCAGGCTTAAACCAAGGTTTAGGAGAATGGTTAGCCAGCGTACCATATCGGTTTTGGCCACAAATCACGCCAGATTTAATGTATGTAGCAGCGAAATTAGGCCTGTACGAACAACTGCGTTCTGGCGTGACCACCTGTGCAGATCATCATTATTTGTACCATGCGAGTACATCGCCGGAGTTGGAAGACGCTGTTTGGCGTGCAGCGGAAGACTTAGGGATTCGCTTGGTGTTGTGTCGCGGTGGTGCGACGGTGCAAGGCAGCCATAAAGGCATGCAAGACAGCGGCATTGTTCCAGAGTCATTGGATTTGTCACTGGATCGTCTTGATGCTTCCTACAAACGTTATCATGACGCTAGTCCACTCAGTATGCGACGCTTGGTTGTTGCGCCGACTAGCTTGGTTCACACCTCACCAGCAGAAGACTTACGTGGTTATGCTCAGTGGGCAAAAGAGCGAAACTTACTGCGCCATTCGCATTTATTAGAAGTGTCTTTTGATGAGCAGATGGCGCAACAAAACTTTGGTATGAGCGCGATTGATTACGCTGGTCATTGTGATTGGCTAGGCGATGATGTGTGGTTTGCTCACTTGGTGCAAGCTGATGCCCATGCGATTGAGTTGCTGGCGCAAACCAAGACTCGAATTGCCCATTGTCCAACATCAAATTGTCGCCTTGGAAGTGGTATTGCACCAGTGTTAGCGATGGAAAAGGCGGGTATTCCCATTACTCTTGGAGTGGATGGATCGGCATCCAGTGAAAACGCTTCTATGCTACAAGAGTTGAATCTCGCGTGGTTGTTACATCGCACTCAGGGTGGTCCAACAGCAACGAACGTGACACAAGTACTTAAATGGGGAACACAAAATGGCGCGGATCTTTTGGGGCTTAAAACAGGTCAAATAGCCGAAGGTTATGCTGCGGATTTGGTGTTGTATTCCCTTGATGCGCCGCGTTTTTCGGGCGTACACAGCCCGTTAGAAACGCCAATCTTATGTGGTGAGCCAGCACTGATTAAACACAGCTTTGTGAATGGTAAACCTGTGGTTGAAAACGGCCAAGTGCTGGGCGTGGATGAAGCCGAGTTAGTGCATGATATAAAAGCCGCTGTGTTGGCGTTGTTAGCGAAATCGCCAGTGAATTGA
- a CDS encoding aldehyde dehydrogenase (NADP(+)) has product MLTGQHFIAGKWVKGDATFSSTPATGPSHEFAVGRVSDVDAAVEAAEAAFEEFGYSTREERAAFLNAIADEIDVLGDQITEVGVQETGLPVARLQGERGRTTGQLRLFAERILSGEYLDRRFDEALPDRAPLPRPDMYMVQRPIGPVAVFGASNFPLAFSTAGGDTAAALAAGCPVVVKGHSAHPGTGELVAQAVDAAVKRCKMPAGVFSLIQGGNRQVGQALVQHPLIKAVGFTGSLAGGRALFDLCAARPEPIPFFGELGSVNPMFVMPEAVKNRAEELGKGWAGSLTMGAGQFCTNPGIAVMLDNADSKAMIAAASAALSEISAQTMLTDGIADAYRSGVAAIEKTGIESVVRNADTTDRTALPNLFTVTGQAWLDHPTLHQEVFGPLGLVVLAESVEQMVELARHLEGQLTCTIHLDEGDHAACQKLLPVLERKAGRLLANGFPTGVEVNDTMVHGGPYPASTNFGATSVGTLSIRRFLRPVCYQNIPKALLPKDLAG; this is encoded by the coding sequence ATGTTAACGGGACAGCATTTTATTGCCGGTAAATGGGTAAAGGGCGACGCAACATTTTCTTCAACGCCTGCTACAGGACCTTCTCATGAATTTGCCGTTGGTCGCGTGTCAGATGTGGATGCAGCGGTAGAAGCAGCCGAAGCTGCTTTTGAGGAATTTGGTTATTCCACTCGTGAAGAGCGTGCTGCTTTTTTGAATGCGATTGCTGATGAAATTGATGTGTTAGGCGATCAAATTACTGAGGTTGGCGTGCAAGAGACAGGCTTGCCAGTCGCACGTTTGCAAGGCGAACGCGGCCGTACAACAGGTCAGCTACGTTTATTCGCTGAGCGTATTTTGTCTGGTGAATACTTGGATCGTCGTTTTGATGAAGCCTTGCCAGATCGTGCCCCATTACCACGTCCAGATATGTACATGGTGCAGCGTCCAATTGGTCCTGTTGCTGTGTTCGGCGCGTCTAACTTTCCATTGGCGTTTTCAACAGCGGGCGGCGATACCGCAGCGGCATTAGCAGCAGGTTGTCCTGTTGTAGTGAAAGGTCATTCAGCTCATCCGGGAACGGGTGAATTAGTCGCTCAAGCCGTTGATGCGGCCGTAAAACGTTGCAAGATGCCAGCCGGCGTCTTTTCTTTGATCCAAGGCGGTAACCGTCAAGTTGGTCAAGCTTTAGTTCAGCATCCGTTAATCAAAGCGGTTGGCTTTACTGGCAGTTTGGCGGGTGGTCGTGCTTTGTTTGATTTGTGTGCGGCGCGTCCAGAGCCGATTCCTTTCTTTGGCGAACTGGGTTCTGTGAACCCAATGTTTGTGATGCCGGAAGCGGTGAAAAACCGTGCTGAAGAGTTAGGTAAAGGCTGGGCGGGTTCATTGACTATGGGCGCAGGGCAGTTCTGTACAAACCCTGGTATTGCGGTGATGTTAGACAACGCCGATTCAAAAGCCATGATTGCAGCAGCGAGTGCGGCTCTATCTGAGATCTCTGCGCAAACCATGCTAACGGATGGCATTGCTGATGCTTACCGCTCAGGTGTGGCGGCAATAGAAAAAACAGGTATTGAGTCGGTTGTTCGTAACGCAGACACAACAGATAGAACGGCATTACCAAACTTGTTCACGGTAACGGGTCAAGCATGGCTAGATCACCCAACTCTTCATCAAGAAGTCTTTGGTCCTCTTGGTTTGGTGGTTCTGGCGGAAAGCGTCGAGCAGATGGTTGAGTTGGCTCGTCATTTGGAAGGCCAGCTGACCTGTACTATTCATCTTGATGAAGGCGATCATGCAGCTTGTCAGAAACTTCTACCAGTGTTGGAGCGCAAAGCGGGTCGTTTGCTAGCGAATGGTTTCCCAACAGGTGTTGAAGTGAACGATACCATGGTACATGGCGGGCCGTATCCGGCGTCGACAAACTTCGGTGCAACCTCAGTTGGCACCTTGTCGATTCGTCGCTTCTTGCGCCCAGTGTGTTATCAAAATATTCCAAAAGCTCTGTTGCCAAAAGATTTAGCAGGCTAG
- a CDS encoding AraC family transcriptional regulator → MSVENHFQFAKSAALDEVMLLEASMSDFSYGTHAHEEFSFGVTLSGRQDFFALGEHHKSYAGNVIVFNPEEAHDGHSGADDPLHYKMLYVHPDQLTPMLESAGIRRAQDFRIELPVQHDAVLKAHILRLAALVESSATSALEYSSALFEFAEYLARQKGIQIEAKQRVKDPVFERVREYLHAHVGAEVSLDELSQVAHMSKYHLLRCFRDYFGMTPHQYWQNYRMNRAKDALELGMSPADVAFTFGFTDLSYFNRRFKPMFGLTPYQFRRTLLRT, encoded by the coding sequence ATGTCAGTAGAAAATCATTTTCAGTTTGCGAAAAGTGCAGCCCTCGATGAGGTGATGTTGCTGGAAGCCTCTATGAGCGATTTTTCTTATGGCACTCATGCCCATGAGGAGTTTTCTTTCGGCGTAACTTTATCTGGTCGTCAGGATTTTTTTGCTTTAGGTGAACATCACAAAAGCTATGCTGGCAATGTGATTGTGTTTAATCCGGAAGAAGCTCACGATGGTCATTCTGGTGCGGATGATCCTCTTCACTACAAGATGCTTTATGTCCATCCTGATCAATTAACTCCCATGCTTGAAAGTGCTGGTATTCGTCGCGCGCAAGACTTTCGTATCGAACTTCCTGTGCAGCATGATGCCGTACTCAAAGCACACATTTTGCGCTTGGCTGCTTTGGTAGAAAGTTCTGCTACGTCTGCGCTGGAGTATTCCTCTGCTTTGTTTGAATTTGCTGAATATTTGGCACGGCAAAAGGGCATTCAAATAGAAGCTAAGCAGCGCGTGAAAGACCCTGTTTTTGAACGAGTGCGCGAGTATTTACATGCTCATGTGGGTGCAGAAGTGTCACTTGATGAATTAAGCCAAGTGGCGCATATGTCGAAGTACCATTTATTGCGCTGCTTCCGTGATTATTTTGGTATGACGCCTCACCAATACTGGCAAAATTATCGAATGAACCGCGCCAAAGACGCGCTTGAGCTAGGAATGTCTCCAGCCGACGTGGCGTTTACCTTTGGCTTCACCGACCTGAGTTATTTTAATCGTCGATTTAAGCCCATGTTTGGGCTCACGCCTTATCAATTTAGGCGTACTTTGCTGCGTACTTAG
- a CDS encoding LysE family translocator, producing the protein MLAIIIYAFGVMYSPGPANMLALLAGVNGQGWRAFLYCVGVGLAMLILFLLIGYLGGDIIPLKYQSIIAILGGIYIAYLGVKILKASFQQAEVRSQDKAVSFKTGLILQLCNPKSLVAIVPIVSVQFPRFHIEGSQIAVWSLGLAVMACGAPSTYLLAGSQLKKAAMNPKIMAWVNRIMALLLFYVAYRFIFA; encoded by the coding sequence ATGCTCGCAATAATCATCTATGCCTTTGGCGTTATGTACAGTCCTGGCCCTGCTAATATGTTGGCACTTTTGGCTGGCGTAAATGGCCAAGGCTGGCGTGCTTTTTTGTATTGTGTCGGCGTCGGGTTGGCCATGCTGATCTTATTTCTTCTGATTGGCTATTTAGGGGGTGATATTATTCCTCTTAAATATCAATCGATTATCGCCATTTTGGGTGGAATTTATATTGCTTATCTAGGAGTGAAAATTCTGAAAGCGAGTTTTCAGCAGGCAGAGGTGAGATCACAAGACAAGGCAGTGAGTTTTAAAACGGGTCTGATTCTTCAGTTGTGTAACCCTAAATCGTTAGTGGCCATTGTGCCGATTGTTAGCGTGCAATTTCCTCGCTTTCATATTGAAGGCAGTCAAATTGCCGTTTGGTCATTGGGGCTTGCCGTTATGGCATGCGGAGCACCAAGTACTTACTTGTTAGCGGGCTCTCAACTAAAAAAAGCCGCAATGAACCCTAAAATCATGGCGTGGGTGAATCGTATTATGGCGCTGTTATTATTTTATGTGGCTTATCGATTTATCTTTGCTTAA
- a CDS encoding MATE family efflux transporter has product MSSQISQSDSLAKQLFSMTWPMMFGILSLMSFQLVDSAFIGQLGILPLAAQGFTLPIQMVVIGLQVGLGIATTAIISRALGAGNTRYAKQLGGLVLMMGSVGIAFFSVIIWFSRHPILALLSAPDSVYPVIDSYWPHWLLSAWVGALIYFYYSICRSNGNTMLPGIMMIVTSVLNLVLDPIFIFTFDLGLNGAAMATTVAFALGTLIVAPQVARKHWITFDWQDLNVGKSLTSIGHIMGPAMVSQLLPPVSSMLATKLIAGFGTAAVASWALGSRFEFFSIVAVLALTMSMPPMVGRLLGEGRLDDVRYVVRLACRFVLSFQLLVAVVTFFVSGLLANLMTSDEEVSMILHWHLMIVPVSLGLLGICMLMVSISNALGKSYTALTISALRLFAFFLPCLWIGSELAGLKGLFFGVLIGNVLAGICAWRMYRRALEQVEKKLVQNKT; this is encoded by the coding sequence ATGTCATCTCAAATATCCCAATCTGATTCCTTAGCGAAGCAACTCTTTTCCATGACATGGCCAATGATGTTTGGCATTTTGTCGTTGATGAGTTTTCAGCTGGTGGACAGTGCCTTTATCGGACAATTAGGTATTTTGCCCTTAGCTGCACAGGGTTTTACTCTGCCCATTCAGATGGTTGTCATTGGTCTGCAAGTCGGGTTAGGGATCGCAACAACGGCGATTATTTCTCGTGCTTTAGGGGCAGGGAATACGCGTTATGCCAAGCAATTAGGTGGTTTGGTATTAATGATGGGGAGTGTGGGGATTGCTTTCTTTAGTGTGATCATTTGGTTCTCACGTCATCCTATTTTGGCGTTATTGAGTGCGCCGGATTCTGTTTATCCTGTTATCGATTCTTACTGGCCTCACTGGTTACTCAGCGCTTGGGTCGGGGCGCTCATCTATTTTTATTACAGCATTTGTCGATCTAATGGTAATACCATGTTGCCAGGTATCATGATGATTGTGACCAGCGTGCTTAACTTGGTGCTGGATCCTATTTTTATCTTCACTTTTGATCTTGGTTTGAATGGCGCCGCGATGGCAACCACGGTGGCGTTTGCTTTAGGTACTTTGATTGTTGCGCCGCAAGTCGCTCGTAAGCACTGGATTACCTTTGATTGGCAAGATCTCAATGTCGGCAAAAGTTTGACGTCGATAGGTCATATTATGGGGCCTGCGATGGTGAGCCAGCTGCTGCCGCCAGTTTCTTCTATGTTGGCGACTAAGCTGATTGCTGGATTTGGTACGGCAGCGGTAGCGTCTTGGGCGCTGGGCTCGCGCTTTGAATTTTTCTCTATTGTGGCCGTGTTGGCGCTGACTATGTCGATGCCACCCATGGTCGGACGGTTGTTAGGCGAAGGGCGTTTAGATGATGTTCGTTATGTTGTGCGTTTAGCCTGTCGTTTCGTATTATCATTTCAACTATTGGTTGCAGTGGTTACTTTCTTCGTCTCGGGTCTGTTGGCGAACTTGATGACCAGTGATGAAGAAGTATCGATGATTTTGCATTGGCATTTGATGATAGTGCCGGTGAGTTTAGGCCTACTCGGCATTTGTATGTTGATGGTGTCGATCTCTAATGCGCTTGGTAAATCTTATACCGCTTTGACAATATCTGCATTGCGACTGTTTGCCTTCTTCTTGCCTTGTCTATGGATTGGTTCTGAATTAGCCGGACTTAAAGGGCTGTTCTTCGGCGTCTTGATCGGTAATGTTCTTGCGGGTATTTGTGCTTGGCGTATGTATCGCAGAGCGCTTGAACAGGTTGAGAAAAAGCTAGTACAGAATAAGACGTAA
- a CDS encoding ABC transporter substrate-binding protein — protein sequence MNKTTLFRNLCLAGAVAVSALSGTTVFAADKVKFQLDWLPGGDKAPIYVGIKKGFFEDVDLDVSVASGRGSTDAISKLATGNADMGLSDLVALLMAKAQNDVPVSAVYSVFSKAPHAFFVPADSDIKSVKDVAGKRIATSPYTSSNVFLPLLLEVNNVDPDSIKLVKADAGALNPMLLSGNTDVVISWITDTVIYQQQAKSAGQTLRVLPWYDAGLEFYSTSVIASDRFINQHPDTVKRFIEAYKKAIAYTWEHPEESGQIVHDIVPEVDASTATDTINSIKSLVYNAVSDQDGYGAFTKERLATTWKWTAEAQNIPVGSFDPESAVNRQFIP from the coding sequence ATGAACAAGACAACCCTATTTCGTAATCTATGCCTAGCTGGGGCCGTGGCAGTGAGTGCTTTAAGCGGAACTACGGTTTTCGCCGCTGATAAAGTAAAGTTTCAGCTCGATTGGTTACCTGGTGGCGATAAAGCACCCATTTATGTGGGCATCAAAAAAGGCTTTTTCGAAGACGTTGATTTAGACGTCTCTGTGGCAAGCGGCCGAGGTTCAACCGACGCGATCAGCAAACTCGCCACCGGTAATGCCGACATGGGCTTATCTGACTTGGTCGCTTTATTAATGGCAAAAGCACAAAATGATGTGCCGGTATCAGCGGTGTATTCTGTTTTTAGCAAAGCGCCTCATGCTTTCTTTGTACCTGCTGATTCAGACATTAAAAGCGTCAAAGACGTCGCAGGAAAACGCATAGCCACCTCGCCTTATACGTCTTCAAATGTTTTTTTACCCTTATTGTTAGAAGTGAATAACGTTGATCCAGACAGTATCAAATTGGTCAAAGCAGACGCTGGTGCGCTAAACCCAATGTTACTTTCCGGTAACACTGACGTGGTTATTTCATGGATAACCGATACGGTAATTTATCAGCAACAAGCCAAAAGCGCCGGTCAAACTTTGCGAGTATTGCCATGGTACGATGCCGGTTTAGAGTTCTACTCGACCTCAGTTATTGCATCTGACCGCTTTATTAATCAACACCCAGATACAGTCAAACGCTTCATTGAAGCTTACAAAAAAGCCATTGCATACACTTGGGAACACCCAGAAGAAAGCGGACAAATCGTTCATGACATAGTGCCTGAAGTTGATGCTAGCACTGCAACAGATACGATTAACTCAATAAAATCCTTGGTATATAACGCCGTCAGTGATCAAGATGGCTACGGCGCATTTACCAAAGAACGACTCGCCACCACATGGAAATGGACAGCCGAAGCGCAGAATATTCCTGTCGGAAGTTTTGACCCTGAAAGCGCTGTAAACCGCCAATTTATCCCTTAA
- a CDS encoding cupin domain-containing protein, which translates to MNKININEKFGLFTEEWAPKIIAESNGQLVKIAKGSDELVWHTHEHEDELFIVFKGQLTLQMRSGDVVLNTGEMFVVPKGVEHCPKAKKDTHFMMVEPLSTAHTGKLESEVTVSFEKQDWI; encoded by the coding sequence TTGAATAAAATCAATATTAACGAAAAGTTTGGATTGTTCACAGAGGAGTGGGCTCCGAAGATTATTGCGGAATCAAATGGCCAACTAGTTAAAATAGCAAAAGGAAGTGATGAGCTTGTTTGGCATACACATGAGCATGAAGATGAACTTTTTATTGTGTTCAAAGGGCAACTGACTTTGCAGATGAGAAGCGGAGATGTTGTACTCAACACTGGTGAAATGTTTGTTGTCCCTAAGGGTGTAGAGCATTGCCCTAAAGCAAAAAAAGATACTCATTTTATGATGGTTGAGCCTTTATCGACAGCTCATACTGGCAAACTTGAAAGTGAAGTAACGGTATCATTCGAGAAGCAAGATTGGATATAG
- a CDS encoding multidrug effflux MFS transporter, whose product MSLSHSSQPTGLHVKRLAEKELVALFALMMSLTALSMDAMLPAFPFIAESLAVVDYQKTQWIVSAMILGMVFGEIFFGPLSDAIGRKKSILLGISVYLVGSVVALLASSIEMFLLGRMIQGFGVAGPKIASRALIRDMYKGAAMARIMSFVMMVFILVPMLAPSIGQLVLQVADWRWIFGLLMTQATIAGLWLLLRQPETLSKENRIPLNRKRLVADVRIILSRGDVMAYTVLLGCIFGGLMLHISTAQSIFQDVYDTGDRFPLFFAMLAIGSAVINFSNGKIVLRIGMLRCVISALSVLLTSSFVLLLSTFYFDGVPPFVLFMGLGMVMFSCFGMVFGNVNAMAMEPLGKMAGLGASVISSLSSFLAIILSTVIGQFYHFTVTPLASGFVIFSIIAFVMLRYGYKYSQRHTVE is encoded by the coding sequence ATGTCACTTTCTCATTCATCACAACCCACTGGATTGCATGTAAAGCGCTTGGCTGAAAAAGAATTGGTGGCTTTGTTTGCTCTGATGATGTCGCTGACGGCGTTGAGTATGGATGCCATGTTGCCGGCGTTTCCTTTCATTGCCGAGTCTCTGGCGGTGGTGGATTATCAGAAAACCCAGTGGATCGTCTCAGCAATGATTTTGGGCATGGTCTTTGGGGAAATTTTCTTTGGGCCTTTGTCCGATGCCATAGGCCGCAAAAAGAGTATTTTACTTGGTATCTCTGTATATCTTGTCGGTTCAGTGGTGGCGTTGTTGGCGTCGTCTATCGAGATGTTTTTGCTGGGTCGCATGATACAAGGGTTTGGCGTTGCAGGGCCAAAAATAGCGTCTCGTGCCTTGATACGAGATATGTACAAAGGCGCGGCGATGGCGCGCATTATGTCCTTTGTGATGATGGTGTTTATTTTAGTGCCTATGCTTGCTCCCTCTATTGGGCAGCTCGTGTTACAAGTCGCAGATTGGCGTTGGATTTTTGGTTTGTTGATGACTCAAGCAACCATTGCGGGATTATGGTTGCTGCTGCGTCAGCCTGAAACTTTGTCGAAAGAAAACCGTATTCCACTCAACCGAAAACGATTAGTGGCCGATGTTCGTATCATACTTAGCCGCGGTGATGTCATGGCCTATACTGTGTTATTGGGCTGTATTTTTGGTGGTTTGATGTTGCATATAAGCACTGCTCAATCCATTTTTCAGGATGTGTATGACACGGGCGATCGCTTTCCTTTGTTCTTTGCCATGTTGGCGATTGGCTCTGCTGTTATCAATTTCTCAAACGGCAAGATTGTACTGCGAATCGGTATGCTGCGCTGTGTGATAAGTGCGTTGAGCGTACTGTTAACTTCTTCTTTTGTTTTGCTGTTATCGACTTTTTACTTTGATGGTGTGCCGCCGTTTGTGCTCTTTATGGGGTTGGGAATGGTGATGTTTTCCTGCTTCGGTATGGTGTTTGGAAACGTAAACGCCATGGCGATGGAGCCGCTAGGAAAAATGGCGGGGCTTGGGGCTTCCGTTATTTCATCGTTATCCAGCTTTCTGGCGATTATTTTATCGACCGTGATTGGGCAGTTTTATCACTTTACTGTGACGCCATTGGCAAGCGGTTTTGTTATTTTTTCTATCATTGCTTTTGTGATGCTGAGGTATGGGTACAAGTACAGCCAGCGTCATACCGTAGAATAA